The proteins below are encoded in one region of Patescibacteria group bacterium:
- a CDS encoding HAD-IA family hydrolase, protein MIKLVIFDLWKTLAYRQVPYSSTSKILEETALNIPKDKFIKIFESSLQTKRWKSKYRAYRNLCHNMGLLETRENIDLLINIRDKAEAKTELYPYTIQLLKQLHKLNYKTALISNSSIFAIKQIKKTKILDYIDYPLFSFQVGVIKPDLKIYRKLLKIAKCKPSEAIMIGDKLGDDVLPPRQLGMHSIHLTTYPKLKKELKKFNILIK, encoded by the coding sequence ATGATAAAATTAGTCATCTTCGATCTATGGAAAACTCTGGCATATCGGCAAGTTCCTTATAGTAGTACATCTAAAATTTTAGAAGAAACTGCTTTAAATATTCCTAAGGATAAATTTATTAAGATATTTGAATCATCATTACAAACAAAAAGATGGAAATCTAAATATAGGGCCTACAGAAATCTCTGCCATAATATGGGCCTATTAGAAACTAGGGAAAATATTGATTTATTAATAAATATTAGAGACAAAGCTGAGGCAAAAACAGAGCTTTATCCTTATACTATTCAGTTACTTAAACAACTTCATAAATTAAATTATAAGACGGCTTTAATATCCAATAGTAGTATTTTTGCCATAAAACAGATTAAAAAGACTAAAATTTTAGATTATATTGATTATCCTTTATTCTCTTTCCAGGTTGGTGTAATTAAGCCTGATTTAAAAATTTATAGAAAATTATTAAAAATAGCTAAGTGCAAACCATCAGAGGCGATAATGATTGGCGATAAATTGGGCGACGACGTCTTGCCGCCACGCCAACTTGGTATGCATTCGATTCATTTAACTACTTATCCAAAATTAAAAAAAGAACTTAAAAAATTTAATATTTTAATTAAATAA
- the amrA gene encoding AmmeMemoRadiSam system protein A, whose amino-acid sequence MDKYVELARKSIEYYFIHKALMPIPINLPKDMVNNKAGIFVSLHSKDGSLRGCIGTILPGEKTLANEIISNAVSAAFYDNRFSPLVQSELKDLDISVDVLTEPIAINTPDELDVKKYGVIVKNKNGQYGVLLPDISGVNSVEQQISIAAQKAGIDLEKDKIYLYRFEVIRHH is encoded by the coding sequence ATGGATAAATACGTTGAATTAGCAAGAAAATCAATAGAATACTACTTTATACACAAGGCCTTAATGCCGATACCGATTAATTTACCCAAGGACATGGTAAATAACAAAGCCGGAATATTTGTTTCCTTACATTCCAAAGACGGATCATTGCGTGGCTGCATTGGAACAATTTTACCTGGCGAAAAAACATTAGCAAATGAAATAATTTCTAATGCCGTTTCAGCCGCATTTTATGATAATAGGTTTTCACCTCTGGTACAGAGCGAATTAAAAGATCTCGATATTTCTGTTGATGTTTTAACCGAGCCAATAGCAATTAATACTCCGGACGAATTAGATGTTAAAAAATATGGCGTTATTGTTAAAAATAAAAATGGCCAATATGGAGTTTTATTGCCGGATATTAGCGGTGTTAATTCTGTAGAACAACAAATAAGCATCGCCGCTCAAAAGGCGGGAATTGATCTTGAAAAAGATAAAATATATTTATATCGTTTTGAAGTTATTCGTCATCATTAA
- a CDS encoding thymidine phosphorylase encodes MKNFFFLRVKKLDIETGSPWVVIINNADAQRNGLRAGDQLLLRWGKHTREVIVDITDSMVKPGQIGLFEDIINKCRFENNKLIQLTLSTHSESIKAIQKKILGKKLSYKEIYSIINDVVEYKLDDAEMAFFVAGAFSKSTCLSRRELFYLAKAIAYTGKIFRFGNIVVDKHSIGGIPGNRVTPIIVAIIASYGIIIPKTSTRAVTSAAGTADTFEVLAPVTFGAKDLQKFIKKANAFLVWGAEDIAPADDRILSIVYKLGIELYNKMIVSIIAKKVGEGVTHLILDIPVGPTAKVTNMKDARKIANLFLFLAKKFNIKIKIIISKSVKGPIGKGIGPTLEARDVLRVLQQKENRPIDLEEKSILLAGKLLELTGKVKKGLGSYFSRKALINGNAWKKMKQIITIQGGKPLDSEQIKQGKIKLDIIAHKTGRITEVHNKNLVEICRLLGAPGTKTAGIYFHKMIKEPVKTGDVLFTLYTSSILHLSAAKEALKKIWIYKIK; translated from the coding sequence ATGAAAAATTTCTTTTTCCTTCGCGTCAAAAAACTAGATATCGAAACAGGCAGTCCTTGGGTGGTGATTATTAATAATGCCGATGCGCAAAGAAATGGCCTAAGGGCCGGCGATCAGTTATTATTGCGCTGGGGCAAACACACTAGAGAGGTTATTGTCGATATTACCGACAGCATGGTTAAGCCGGGTCAAATTGGATTATTTGAAGATATTATTAATAAGTGCCGATTTGAAAATAATAAATTAATTCAACTCACCCTATCAACTCATTCAGAATCTATAAAGGCTATCCAAAAAAAGATATTGGGCAAAAAATTATCTTATAAAGAAATTTATTCGATTATTAACGACGTAGTAGAATATAAATTAGATGATGCTGAAATGGCCTTTTTTGTCGCCGGCGCTTTTTCAAAGAGCACTTGTTTATCTCGGCGAGAATTATTCTATTTAGCAAAAGCCATCGCTTATACCGGAAAAATTTTTCGATTTGGCAATATTGTCGTCGATAAACATTCTATTGGCGGTATTCCTGGGAATCGAGTTACACCAATTATCGTGGCAATAATCGCCAGCTACGGCATTATTATTCCCAAAACATCAACCAGGGCCGTTACTTCGGCGGCTGGCACTGCTGATACGTTCGAAGTTTTAGCACCCGTAACTTTCGGCGCCAAAGATTTACAAAAGTTTATTAAAAAAGCAAACGCTTTCTTGGTTTGGGGCGCCGAAGACATTGCGCCAGCCGATGATCGAATTTTAAGCATTGTCTATAAGCTCGGGATTGAATTATATAATAAAATGATTGTTTCAATTATTGCGAAGAAGGTGGGCGAAGGAGTTACTCATTTAATCTTAGATATTCCGGTCGGACCGACCGCCAAAGTAACAAATATGAAAGATGCTCGCAAAATTGCTAACTTATTCCTATTTTTAGCTAAAAAATTTAATATTAAAATAAAAATTATTATCAGTAAATCGGTTAAAGGCCCGATTGGCAAGGGTATTGGTCCGACACTTGAAGCCAGAGACGTCTTACGCGTTTTACAACAAAAAGAGAATCGGCCGATTGACCTAGAAGAAAAGTCTATTTTATTAGCAGGCAAATTATTAGAATTAACCGGCAAGGTCAAGAAAGGGTTGGGTTCTTATTTTTCGCGCAAAGCCTTAATTAATGGCAATGCTTGGAAAAAAATGAAACAAATTATCACTATTCAAGGCGGTAAGCCTCTGGATTCTGAACAAATAAAACAAGGCAAGATAAAACTTGATATTATCGCGCATAAAACCGGCAGAATAACCGAGGTGCATAATAAAAATCTAGTTGAAATCTGCCGATTGCTTGGCGCTCCGGGTACAAAAACCGCCGGAATATATTTTCATAAAATGATCAAGGAACCGGTTAAGACTGGCGATGTATTGTTTACTCTTTACACTAGCAGTATTTTACATTTAAGTGCGGCTAAAGAGGCCTTGAAAAAGATTTGGATTTACAAAATTAAATAA
- the fmt gene encoding methionyl-tRNA formyltransferase produces the protein MNNNLKIVFWGTPEFAAIILDKMISAGYKPMAIVTAPDKPIGRKQTILPSLVKNLAVKNNITVFQPERIKNNDTFYQQLKGLKADLFIVAAYGLIIPDKILHLPKYSALNIHPSLLPKYRGSSPIQAAILNGDKETGTTLMLMDELMDHGPIIANDKLSLAGDETCETLTAKLAELSSKLLIITIPSWIDNRIIPTPQYHDQSTYTKIIDKKDGRIDWHAPAIEIERAVRAYWPWPTAYSVIKSTDKNIDQKKIKILKANILSEKSDYPCGTIIKIDKKIAVATGRGLLEIIDVQLEGKKVMTINDLYNGHPQIVGSLFL, from the coding sequence ATGAATAATAATTTAAAAATTGTATTTTGGGGAACACCGGAATTTGCGGCGATTATTTTAGACAAAATGATTAGCGCGGGCTATAAGCCCATGGCTATAGTAACCGCGCCGGATAAACCGATTGGCCGAAAACAAACTATACTCCCTTCTTTGGTAAAAAATTTAGCTGTCAAAAATAATATTACCGTCTTTCAACCGGAAAGAATAAAAAACAATGATACATTTTATCAACAGCTTAAGGGTCTAAAGGCTGATTTATTTATAGTTGCTGCTTATGGACTGATTATTCCCGATAAAATACTACATTTGCCTAAATATAGCGCTTTGAATATTCACCCGTCTTTATTGCCTAAATATCGAGGATCATCCCCTATTCAGGCTGCTATCTTAAATGGGGACAAAGAAACAGGTACAACCTTAATGTTAATGGACGAATTAATGGATCATGGCCCGATTATCGCTAATGATAAATTAAGTTTGGCTGGCGATGAAACCTGCGAAACTTTAACCGCAAAATTAGCCGAATTAAGCTCTAAATTATTAATCATTACCATCCCGAGCTGGATCGATAATCGCATAATTCCGACTCCGCAATACCACGATCAATCTACTTACACAAAAATAATCGACAAAAAAGATGGGCGCATTGATTGGCACGCACCAGCCATAGAAATAGAAAGGGCTGTTCGCGCTTACTGGCCATGGCCCACCGCTTATTCTGTGATTAAATCAACTGATAAAAATATAGATCAAAAGAAAATTAAAATATTAAAAGCAAATATTTTATCTGAAAAATCTGATTATCCATGTGGTACAATAATTAAAATTGATAAAAAAATAGCCGTAGCAACCGGCCGCGGTTTATTAGAAATAATAGATGTGCAGTTAGAAGGTAAAAAAGTAATGACCATTAACGATTTATATAATGGCCATCCTCAAATAGTTGGTTCGCTTTTTTTATAA
- a CDS encoding translation initiation factor eIF-2B: protein MNKQINNTFNNIKKLKIQGATAVAMAVISSLRKCGLSSKTNNLKNWQQELKKSANFLISARPTEPLAQNSVKFIIKSVEKNKINNVVEAKDCLDIACDKIILLISDAGKKIIPFGRKIIKDGDDVLTHCHSWLAIQTIIDAHKNGRKIKVFNTETRPLFQGRETSKDFLKAHLNTTMVTDSSAGFLISRYSGKYLAMEKIVIGADAILADGSVINKIGSHAISAAAYLEKSPLYVVAPLLKFYHHSWIKIERRSPKEVWPSAPKNLKIINFAFDLIPADWITGIICEVGIVKPKDIKKYVRKLYPEIL, encoded by the coding sequence ATGAATAAGCAAATTAATAATACCTTTAATAATATAAAAAAATTAAAAATTCAAGGCGCTACAGCAGTGGCCATGGCGGTTATTTCGTCTTTACGCAAGTGCGGTTTAAGCAGTAAAACAAATAATTTAAAAAATTGGCAACAAGAACTAAAAAAGTCTGCCAATTTTTTAATTTCTGCCAGACCTACCGAGCCGTTGGCGCAAAATAGCGTAAAATTTATTATAAAGAGCGTAGAAAAAAATAAAATAAATAACGTCGTCGAGGCAAAAGACTGCCTTGATATTGCTTGCGATAAGATAATCTTATTAATAAGCGATGCTGGTAAAAAAATTATACCTTTTGGCAGAAAAATTATTAAAGATGGCGACGATGTTTTGACTCATTGTCATTCATGGCTCGCCATTCAAACCATCATTGACGCGCATAAAAATGGACGAAAAATAAAAGTATTCAATACCGAAACCAGGCCATTGTTTCAGGGTCGCGAAACCAGTAAAGATTTTTTGAAGGCTCATCTTAATACTACTATGGTCACCGATTCTTCGGCTGGATTTTTAATTTCTAGATATTCCGGTAAATATTTAGCTATGGAAAAAATAGTTATCGGCGCTGACGCCATTTTAGCTGATGGATCAGTTATCAATAAGATTGGCAGCCATGCTATTTCTGCCGCGGCATATCTCGAAAAATCTCCTTTATATGTTGTCGCGCCATTATTAAAATTTTATCATCATTCTTGGATAAAAATAGAAAGAAGGTCTCCTAAAGAAGTTTGGCCCAGTGCGCCTAAAAATTTAAAAATTATTAATTTTGCCTTTGATTTAATTCCAGCCGACTGGATAACCGGTATAATTTGCGAGGTTGGCATTGTTAAGCCAAAAGACATAAAAAAGTATGTCAGAAAATTATATCCAGAGATATTATGA
- the rbcL gene encoding type III ribulose-bisphosphate carboxylase — protein sequence MPKSEYLKFGGYLEPRFRPGWERFIICTFRLEPAKGAKFAEAAVAVAAESSIGTWTELITLTQKMKDNLAAKVFYLDPKSKIIKIAYPLRLFELGNLPQFLSGCAGNIFSMKIVDHLRLEDVYFPKKYVNSFLGPRFGIPGIRKILKIYNRPLVGAIVKPKLGLSAAGHAMCAYDCFRGGVDLVKDDENLTDQDFNHFTKRVKLTLALAKKAEIKTGEKKVCAFNVTAPTSEMIKRAKYIKKMGGTCAMIDIVSTGFSSIQELRAQNLGLIIHGHRAGHSTFTRSKNQGIAMSVIAHLSRLAGIDQLHTGTVVGKMEGEKSEVTDIDNLLKEDWGHFHSLKEDLSKIKPVMPIASGGLHPALTPRLMKILGKDLIINFGGGIHGHPDGTYAGAKAARASVEAAMSHIPLEKFAETRPELKVALDYWKNKSNL from the coding sequence ATGCCAAAATCAGAGTATTTAAAGTTCGGTGGCTATCTAGAGCCGAGGTTTAGGCCGGGTTGGGAAAGGTTTATAATTTGTACTTTTCGCCTAGAGCCGGCCAAAGGCGCGAAGTTTGCCGAGGCAGCCGTAGCCGTAGCCGCTGAATCGTCCATTGGTACTTGGACGGAATTAATTACTCTGACGCAAAAAATGAAAGATAACTTAGCCGCTAAGGTTTTTTATTTAGATCCAAAAAGCAAAATAATAAAAATTGCTTATCCATTAAGGCTTTTTGAATTAGGCAACTTGCCGCAATTTTTATCAGGTTGCGCTGGAAATATATTTAGCATGAAAATAGTCGATCATCTTCGCCTAGAAGACGTATATTTTCCTAAAAAATATGTTAACTCTTTTCTTGGGCCGCGTTTTGGCATTCCCGGCATTAGAAAAATATTAAAAATATATAATCGTCCTTTAGTCGGCGCCATTGTTAAGCCGAAGTTGGGTTTATCCGCTGCCGGACACGCCATGTGCGCTTATGATTGTTTTAGGGGTGGAGTAGACCTGGTTAAAGATGATGAAAATTTAACAGATCAAGACTTTAATCATTTTACTAAACGGGTAAAGTTAACTTTAGCCTTAGCAAAAAAGGCAGAAATAAAAACCGGCGAAAAAAAGGTTTGTGCTTTTAATGTCACGGCTCCAACCAGTGAAATGATTAAGCGAGCTAAGTATATTAAAAAAATGGGCGGTACTTGTGCCATGATTGATATTGTAAGCACCGGCTTTTCTTCGATTCAAGAGTTGCGAGCGCAAAACTTAGGGCTGATTATTCATGGTCATCGAGCGGGACATTCGACTTTTACTCGTAGCAAAAATCAAGGCATTGCTATGTCGGTGATTGCCCATCTATCGCGCTTGGCCGGCATTGATCAGCTCCACACCGGAACCGTAGTTGGTAAAATGGAAGGCGAAAAGTCTGAAGTAACCGATATTGATAATTTATTAAAGGAAGATTGGGGGCATTTCCATAGCTTGAAAGAAGATTTAAGTAAGATTAAGCCGGTTATGCCTATCGCCTCGGGCGGATTGCATCCGGCTTTAACGCCTCGATTGATGAAAATATTAGGCAAAGACCTTATTATAAATTTTGGCGGCGGTATTCATGGCCATCCGGACGGCACTTATGCTGGCGCTAAGGCTGCTCGCGCTTCTGTTGAAGCGGCCATGAGCCATATCCCGCTAGAGAAATTTGCCGAAACCCGTCCTGAACTAAAAGTCGCCCTCGATTACTGGAAAAATAAAAGTAATTTATAG